The genomic stretch CACAACTGCAGTCTGAAGGACAGTGTAACTGAGCTGACCGGTTTCATTCGCTGCGCAAACACACcctgttcagatcagagctcagactagtTTCAGTTATCTTAAAGTGAAGCTCAGACGGTCACTGACACTGAAAGGTGAAATGGCGCAAAAAGCAATTCAGCTCgaccgagagactttctcttgttccGTCTGTTTGGATcaactgaaggatccggtgactattccctgtggacacagctactgcaagaactgtattaacgGCCACTGGGACACACAAGATGAGATGCggatctacagctgccctcagtgcaggaagagcttcacaccgaggcctgagctggtaaaaaacaccatgttagcagctttagtggaggagctggagaggacTGGACTCAaagctgatctctgctatgctggacctgaagatgtggcctgtgatgtctgcaatgggaggaaactgagagcagttaagtcCTGTTTGTCCTGTCTGGtttcttactgtgagaaacacctgcagcctcactttgAATCTCCTGCCtttgaaaaacacaagctggtggagccgtcagagaagctccaggagaacatctgctctcatcacgatgaggtgatgaagatgttctgtcgtactgatcagcagtgtttctgttatctctgctctgtggaggaacataaaggccacgacacagtgtcagctgcagcagagaggactgagaggcagagagagctggaggggagtcgacacaacatccagcagagaatccaggacagagaggaagatgtgaagctgcttcaacaggaggtggaggccatcaatggctctgctgataaagcagtggagcacagtgagaagatcttcacccagctgatccgtctcatggaggaaagacgctctgatgtgaagcagcaggtcagatcccagcaggaaactgaagtgagtcgagtcaaagagcttcaggagaagctggagcaggagatcactgagctgaagaggaaagacgctgagctgaagaagctctcacacacagaggatcacaaccagtttctacacaactacccctcactgtcagcactcagtgagtctacatactcatccagcatcaagatccgtcctctcaagtactttgaggatgtgacagcagctgtgtcagaggtcagagacaaactacaggacgtcctgagagagacagggacaaacatctcactgacagagactcAAGTGGATATTTTACCATCACAACCAGAGAAGAAAACCAGAGCTGaattcttaagatattcacgtAAAATCaaactggatccaaacacagcataCAGGcatctgttattatctgagaggaacagaaaagcaacatacATGAATcaacaacagtcttattctgatcatccagacagattcactttGTATtatcaggtcctgagtagagagagtctgactggacgttgttactgggagatGGAgttgagaggaagaggaggagggagagttcGTGttgcagtcgcatacaagaatatcaggaGAGCCGGGAAGTCACATAATTGTGGATTTGGAttcaatgacaaatcttgggCATTAGGATGTGACAACATCACTTATGAGTTTTCGCACAACAACATccaaactcccgtctcaggtcctctgtcctccagagttggagtgtacctggatcacagtgcaggtattctgtccttctacagcgtctctgacaccatgactctcctccacagagtccggaccacattcactcagcctctctatgctggactttTTCTTTCAGGTAATGAATCCACTGCTGAATTCATTCCACTCTAATAGACAGAAGTCATATCAGAGGAAACACTACAGCTGAACACTTCATGTTCTCAGGCTCTGGTCCATGTTTAGACTTTGGTTAATTTTGCTTctgtaacatgtttcatttcagaCGACTGgacagaaaattaaatgaatcttAAATGCATGTCGACAACATGAAACAAGAACTTTGAGCCTGATTTCATCCAATGTTCAGAGTTCTGTTCTGGACGGTTCTGATGAGATTACGCctcatttgaatatttaaatgtacataACGATATGCTTAATGATGTAAATATGTCAGTAATCATCTGGGGAAGTTTGATGTGATATCTGTTGGTTCACGTCACCTGTTGTGTCTCCATGggacagtgtgtgttacattgtgtgtttttgtcttcgTGTTTGTTCCTGATTGTTGTGCTGTTTCTTCTCCTGTGAATCAAACATTCTGGGCGGTACTTTGATGTCTTGTCAGCTGTCTTTCTGTAAATGTTGGAGTTTGTGCGGCAGAACatatgtggttgtttttgttcacGTGGACGTTTGAATGAGTACACAGAAGACAGAAGAACAatagaaacatcacaaactgtcaTGGTTCATTGCAGCCTGGGACGACTCCACAGCTGATTAAAACCGTCCAGAACATtgctggtaccatctacaggacatcagtgacatcagtgaagtgagacgTCTGCAAAGGgcccaaagatactaaaagatAACACCCaccagtctgttcaccctgctgccctTTGACAACAGAtgcaggagtgaagctgctgtaccaccagactacacagcacCTTCACTCCTCAGGCTGAACTCATCTTCAACCATCCACCATGACAAAGTTTCTCTTCTGTAGCTTAAACGTCCTACAGCCctgatccagtgtgtgtgtgtgtgtgtgtgtgtgtgtgtgtgtgtgtgtgtgtgtgtgtacaccaCATATTTCAGTGCTGTCAGGCTCATAAAGAGAAGGTCAAACGTTTATAACAGGGCAAGTGTGATGATGTAATTTTAAACTAATATAATGATGTTGAAATATTACTCTCTGTGTAGAGTAATATAGTACTTATTGGGTCACTTTtgagttactttcaaaatgaattATCTTAGATATTACTCATtactttcattttaaagtaatgtattatgttattatattactGTCTAAATATAGTAATACATTACTtatcacacacattttttgttacTTTGAAAATGGAGTATGTTATATATTACTAGTTTACTAGCTTCTTTTTGAAGAAGTaataataaagtgtaaaaattACAATCATAATCAATAAAGAGAGCGTTGATTATCGTCTTGTACCTGTGTGAGATCCAACAAagtgattgtgtggatgaagtgaatctgTTGATGAAATCCCTGAGTCATTGAACAAAATTTATTGATGGACGTGTGAACAAAGTGAAGCtttaaatcatgaataaataaacgtGTACGAAGTCTTTTCTCCTCGTTTTCATTCAGGGTCTCACACAGAGCTGACGGACAAAACATCAAACTAATATGAGAGTATGACGGAGGCAGTTTTCCTCCTGAAGCACCACAAAGCTTGCAATTCATGTTGAGAGCAGCAGAGTCGCTCAGTCTCTGTCctttaaaggcccccacacaacgaccagacgtccaactgccttatctgACCACTCTCTGTCCTCTAGTCTGACTTGTTTGTcaaaaaagttgcattgaacacaccgcttcgacgtgctgtaGCATGTACGTTCTGCGCCTGcacaagatgcaataagcctccTTAACAGCGGGTGGTGCTAGTCTCGTGCTAGTAATCCATAacaagaaaacaggaaatgacggaacgaAGTGAGGatcggagtgcatagaaaaacaaagcgcacacagtattgaTTCAGTATTCATCACAGAGAAATGAGCAGAATTTTCTGTCACTTGTTGCTTCTTACAGCCAACATTTAGTTTGTGCTCTCAGACAAAGATGACACGGACAAAAAGCAACCTGTCTCCTTGACGCTGCCCTGATCCATCACACTGTTTTCTCCTGTAAGCCGGCTGCAGCATGAAGTagacatatatatgtatacacacacacacacacacacacacacacacacacacacacacacacacacacacaatcatgtGCAGCAGGTTTTATTGGAGGCTTGgttgtaaatgtgaaaacaaagttCAGAGACTCTGAGCTGCTCCTCTTCCTGGAATGACTCACAGCTCGAtcagccctctctcctcctcctcctcctcctccttctcttcctcctcctcctctcacacagcagctccactctgtcagtGTATTTCCTGGTTCCTCCCCTTCAGATCAGCTGACGGACCTGAttcgctgcacaaacacaccctgttcagatcagagctcagactagtttcagttatcaggaagtgaaactCAGACGGTCTTtgacactgagaggtgaaatggcgcaAAAAGCATTTCAGCTTgaccgagagactttctcttgttccgtctgtttggatctactgaaggatccggtgactattccctgtggacacagctactgcaagaactgtattcAATCCTACtgggatgaagaggatgagaagaaaacccacagctgccctcagtgcaggcagagcttcacaccgaggcctgagctggTGAAAAGcaccatgttagcagctttagtggaggagctgaagaagactggactccaagctgctcctgctgatctctgctatgctggacctgaagatgtggcctgtgatgtctgcactgggaggaaactgagagcagttaagtcctgtttagtctgttttgcttcttactgtgagaaacacctccagcctcattatgaatcagctacatttaaaaaacacaagctggtggagccgtcagagaagctccaggagaacatctgctcacgtcacgatgaggtgatgaagatgttctgccgtactgatcagcagtgtatctgttatctctgctctgtggacgaacataaaggccacgacacagtgtcagctgcagcagagaggactgagaggcagagagagctggaggggagtcgacacaacatccagcagagaatccaggacagagaggaagatgtgaagctgcttcaacaggaggtggaggccatcaatggctctgctgataaagcagtggagcacagtgagaagatcttcacccagctgatccgtctcatggaggaaagacgctctgatgtgaagcagcaggtcagatcccagcaggaaactgaagtgagtcgagtcaaagagcttcaggagaagctggagcaggagatcactgagctgaagaggaaagacgctgagctgaagaagctctcacacacagaggatcacaaccagtttctacacaactacccctcactgtcagcactcagtgagtctacacactcatccagcatcaagatccgtcctctcaagtactttgaggatgtgacagcagctgtgtcagaggtcagagacaaactacaggacgtcctgagagagacatggaccaacatctcactgacagtgactcaagtggatgttttactgccacaaccagagcccgagaccagagctgacttcttgagatattcacgtgaaatcacactggatccaaacacagcaaacacactgctggtattatctgaggggaagaGAAAAGTAACATACATGAGACAACCACAGTCTTATTCTGAtcatccagacagattcacttaCTGGcgtcaggtcctgagtagagagagtctgactggacgttgttactgggagttggagtggagaggagaaggaggaggacgagtTTATGtcgcagtcgcatacaagaatatcagcagagcagacagcacAATTGAATGAGTATTTGGAAGAAATAACCAATCTTGGGCATTAAGATGTGACAATACCAGTTATCAGTATTGGTACAACAACATAcaaactcccgtctcaggtcctctgtcctccagagttggagtgtacctggatcacagtgcaggtattctgtccttctacagcgtctctgacaccatgactctcctccacagagtccagaccacattcactcagcctctctatgctggagttTGGCTTTTAGATTTTGACTCCACTGCTGAATTCATTCCAGTCAAATAGACAGAAGTCATGTCAGAGGAAACACTACAGCTGAACACTTCATGTTCTCAGGCTCTGGTCCATGTTTAGACTTTGGTTCATTTTGCTTctgtaacatgtttcatttcagaCGACTGGACAGAAAATTTAATGAATCATAAATGCATGTCGACAACACGAAACAAGAACTTTGAGCCTGATTTCATCCAATGTTCAGAGTTCTGTTCTGGACGGTTCTGATGAGATTACGCCTCATTTGAATATCTAAATGTACATAACGATATGTTTGATGATGTAAATATGTCAGTAATCATCTGGAGAAGTTTGATGTGATATCTGTTGGTTCACGTCACCTGTTGTGTCTCCG from Sparus aurata chromosome 1, fSpaAur1.1, whole genome shotgun sequence encodes the following:
- the LOC115578386 gene encoding tripartite motif-containing protein 16-like — protein: MAQKAFQLDRETFSCSVCLDLLKDPVTIPCGHSYCKNCIQSYWDEEDEKKTHSCPQCRQSFTPRPELVKSTMLAALVEELKKTGLQAAPADLCYAGPEDVACDVCTGRKLRAVKSCLVCFASYCEKHLQPHYESATFKKHKLVEPSEKLQENICSRHDEVMKMFCRTDQQCICYLCSVDEHKGHDTVSAAAERTERQRELEGSRHNIQQRIQDREEDVKLLQQEVEAINGSADKAVEHSEKIFTQLIRLMEERRSDVKQQVRSQQETEVSRVKELQEKLEQEITELKRKDAELKKLSHTEDHNQFLHNYPSLSALSESTHSSSIKIRPLKYFEDVTAAVSEVRDKLQDVLRETWTNISLTVTQVDVLLPQPEPETRADFLRYSREITLDPNTANTLLVLSEGKRKVTYMRQPQSYSDHPDRFTYWRQVLSRESLTGRCYWELEWRGEGGGRVYVAVAYKNISRADSTIE